The genomic stretch CCTGATGATTGCGCCAACGGTGAACAGTTATAAACGCTACCAGCCCTATCAACTGGCGCCGGATCGCATCCAGTGGGGGCAGGACAATCGCGGCGCCATGCTGCGCGCCCTGATGCAGCCGGGAGACGCCGCCTCAAGGATAGAAAACCGCGCTCCTGACAGCTCGGCCAATCCCTATTTTGCCATTGCCGCACAGATCCTGGCGGGCGCTGCCGGGATGGCGGCGGGCCTGCAGGCCCCGGCGCCGACCAGCTCCCCCTATGATACCGGCGCAGCGCGGCTGCCGCGCTCGCTGGGGCAGGCGCTGGACAGCTTTGCCAGCTCCGATCTGTTTGCCGACACATTGGGGCCCGAGTTTGTCAGCTACCTGGCACAGTTGAAACGGTTTGATTGGGAACGCTACCTCAACACCGTCAGCGAGTGGGAGCAGGCGGAGTATTTCAACCTGTTCTGAAGCGCCTTTTGCGGCGCTCAAGATGGTTATGAGTAAAAGCGACAAGCTGGGGCGTATTTGCGTCTTGAACGCGCCCCGGCGCGCTGGTACTTGTGGCCTTGTGTATATGGGAGAACCGTCGCGGCGCTGTTGGGCTTTTGGGCCCCTGCGTAAGCCCGGTGCCGAAGGAGCAACCGCCCCGGAAACTCTCAGGCAGCAGGGACCTTATACACGAAAGACTCTGGAGAGAGCGCGGGGAGAGCCCGCGCCGCCGAAGGGATAACGATCTCAGGCAAGCGGACAGAGGGGGCATCGAACTGTGCGGGCCGGGTGCGCGCGCGGGGATGCCGGAGAGACTTGACCAGATCCCACTGATCAAGCCGGCCCGAATATCCGGCTCCCTTTGGGGGCGGGAAGGCCAGATCAAACCACCGGGCAAGGTGCTCCGGGGCAAGCATAACGGGATGAGAGCGATGAAATTTACCGAAGAACACGAATGGCTGGACGTGGACGGCGATATTGTGACCGTGGGCATCACCGCCCATGCTGCCGAGCAGCTGGGGGATGTGGTCTTTATTGAACTGCCCGAGGTTGGCGACGAATTTGCCAAAGACGATGAAATCGTGGTGATTGAATCGGTGAAGGCCGCCTCTGACATCCTGTCGCCGCTGGACGGCGAAGTTGTCGAGGTCAATCAGGCCCTGACCGAGACCCCCGGCAAGGTGAATGACGATCCACAGGGCGATGCCTGGTTCTTCAAGCTCAAGGTCGAAGACCTGTCGCCGATGGACGACTACATGGAAGAAGCCGCCTACAAGACTTTCATCGGATAAGATCTACAGCCCGTCGCACCCCTGGTTCGGCGGGTTTTGCTTAGCAGCTGCAGATTGGCGTGGTCGCCTGGATCAGGCAGACGGGTTTGCCCGAAGGCATTTCCTGTGTCCGCGATCTGCTGTCGCGCCCTGCACCGAACCGCTTTGACCCGCCCTGAACAGACAGGACCTATGTGATGCCTTTCACTCCCACCGACTATCTTCCCTATGATTTTGCCAACCGTCGCCACATTGGCCCCTCTCCCGAAGAGATGCAGGCCATGCTGGACGTCATCGGTGCCGAGAGCCTGGAGGCGCTGATCGACGACACGGTTCCGGCCTCAATCCGGCAGGCTGCAGCACTGGAGTTTGGCCGCCCGCTGTCCGAGCGCGAGCTGCTGTTTCACATGCGCGAAGTGGCGGATAAGAACCAGGTGCTGACCTCACTGATCGGGCAGGGCTACCATGGCACGGTGACGCCCCCGGCGATCCAGCGCAATATTCTGGAAAACCCCGCCTGGTACACCGCCTATACGCCCTATCAGCCCGAAATTTCCCAGGGCCGGCTTGAGGCCTTGCTGAACTTTCAGACGATGATTTCCGACCTCACCGGTTTGGAAGTCGCCAATGCGTCACTGCTGGATGAAGGCACTGCGGCGGCCGAGGCGATGACCATGGCGCAGCGGCTGGCCAAATCCAAGGCAAAGGCGTTTTTTGTTGATCGGGACTGCCACCCGCAGACCATTGCCGTGGTGCAGACCCGGGCACAGCCACTGGATATCGAAGTGATTGTCGGAAACCCGGACAAGATGCAGGCCGATCAGGTCTTTGGCGCCCTGTTCCAGTATCCTGGCACCTATGGCCATGTGCGTGACTTTACCCCGCAGATGGAGGCGCTGCACGCCGCCCGTGCGATTGGCGTGGTGGCGGCAGACCCACTGGCGCTGACCCTGCTGAAAGAGCCGGGCGCCATGGGGGTGGATATTGCTGTTGGCTCGACCCAGCGCTTTGGCGTGCCAATGGGCGCAGGCGGGCCACATGCGGCCTATATGGCCACCCGTGACGCCTATAAACGGGCGATGCCGGGGCGCATTGTCGGCGTGTCGATCGATGCCCAGGGCAACCAGGCCTACCGGCTGTCGCTGCAAACCCGCGAGCAGCATATCCGCCGCGAAAAAGCCACCTCCAACGTCTGTACCGCGCAGGCGCTGTTGGCGGTGATGGCCTCGATGTATGCGGTGTTCCACGGTCCCAAAGGGCTCAAGGCGATTGCCCAGCGGATCCACCGCAAGACCGTGCGTTTGGCGCGTGGGCTGGAAGAGGCGGGCTTTAAGGTCGATCCCAAAGGCTTTTTTGACACCATCACTGTTGATGTGGGGCCGCTGCAGGCGGCGGTGATGAAATCGGCCCTCGACGAGGGCATTAACCTGCGTCGCGTCGGTGAGACCCGCGTTGGCATCACCCTGGATGAGACCACCCGGCGGGACACCACCGAGGCGGTCTGGCGCGCTTTTGGCATTACCCGTGTGGATGACGAATTGGCGCCGGAATACCGTGTACCAGCGGATATGCACCGCGAATCCGATTATCTCACCCATCCGATTTTCCACATGAACCGGGCCGAGACCGAGATGATGCGCTATATGCGCCGTCTTGCGGATCGTGATCTGGCGCTGGATCGCGCCATGATTCCGCTGGGGTCCTGCACCATGAAGCTGAACGCCGCCGCCGAGATGATGCCGCTCAGCTGGCCCGAGTTTGCCCATATCCACCCCTTTGCCCCCGCCGTGCAGCAGGCAGGGTACGCTGAGATGGTAACGGACCTGTCGGACAAGCTGTGCCAGATCACTGGCTATGATGCGATCTCGATGCAGCCCAATTCCGGCGCGCAGGGCGAATATGCGGGTCTGTTGACTATTGCTGCCTATCACCGCGCCCAGGGGCAGGGGCATCGCAATATCTGTCTGATCCCGATGTCGGCCCATGGCACCAACCCGGCTTCGGCGCAGATGGTGGGCTGGAAGGTCGTGGTGGTGAAATCGGCGGAGAATGGCGATATTGATCTGGATGATTTCCGCGCCAAGGCGGAAAAGCACTCCGATAATCTGGCGGGCTGCATGATCACCTACCCCTCGACCCATGGGGTATTCGAGGAAACCGTGCATGAGGTCTGCCAGATCACCCATGATCACGGCGGTCAGGTCTATATTGATGGCGCCAATATGAATGCCATGGTGGGGATCAGCCGTCCCGGCGACCTGGGCGGCGATGTCAGCCATTTGAACCTGCACAAGACCTTTGCCATTCCCCATGGCGGCGGTGGTCCCGGCATGGGCCCAATTGGCGTCAAATCCCATCTGAGCCCGCATCTGCCGGGACACCCGGAGCAGGGACACCCAGAACGGGGCGGCGCAGATGCGGGGCCGGTCTCAGCAGCGCCCTACGGGTCTGCCTCGATCCTGACGATCTCATGGGCCTATTGCCTGATGATGGGCGGCGCTGGGCTGACCCAGGCGACCAAGGTGGCCATTCTTAACGCCAACTACATCGCCAAGCGGCTGGAGGGCGCCTATGGGGTGCTGTACAAGGGGCCAACTGGCCGTGTCGCCCATGAATGCATCCTGGATACGCGTCCGTTTGACCTGAGCGCGGGGGTGACGGTGGATGATGTGGCCAAACGGCTGATGGACAGCGGCTTTCATGCCCCCACCATGAGCTGGCCTGTGGCCGGCACCCTGATGGTGGAACCCACCGAGTCAGAGACCAAGGCGGAGCTGGATCGGTTTGTCGATGCCATGCTGTCGGTCCGGGCCGAGGTGCAGGCCATCGAAGACGGCAAAATCGATGCGCAGAACAACCCGCTGAAACATGCGCCGCACACCATGGAGGATCTGGTGAAGGACTGGGATCGCCCCTATAGCCGCGAACAAGGCTGTTTCCCACCTGGCGCCTTCCGGGTCGACAAATACTGGCCGCCGGTCAACCGCGTTGACAATGCTTACGGCGACCGCAACCTGATCTGTACCTGTCCCCCGTTGGAAGACTACGCCGAAGCGGCGGAGTAGGCCAAACCGCCAGCGCATGTAAATCAGGCGTGTAAATCAGGCGGGTATATCAGGCGGGCCCTTCGGGGCCCGTTTTGTGTCCGCAGCTGCGCCAAGGTTGCGAGAGCGCAGGGGCATTCTCCTATTTGTAGGCACCTTCCCGCCACGTCAGCCTTGTTTGGAATCAGCACCGCCCCA from Phaeobacter sp. G2 encodes the following:
- the gcvH gene encoding glycine cleavage system protein GcvH is translated as MKFTEEHEWLDVDGDIVTVGITAHAAEQLGDVVFIELPEVGDEFAKDDEIVVIESVKAASDILSPLDGEVVEVNQALTETPGKVNDDPQGDAWFFKLKVEDLSPMDDYMEEAAYKTFIG
- the gcvP gene encoding aminomethyl-transferring glycine dehydrogenase, with the translated sequence MPFTPTDYLPYDFANRRHIGPSPEEMQAMLDVIGAESLEALIDDTVPASIRQAAALEFGRPLSERELLFHMREVADKNQVLTSLIGQGYHGTVTPPAIQRNILENPAWYTAYTPYQPEISQGRLEALLNFQTMISDLTGLEVANASLLDEGTAAAEAMTMAQRLAKSKAKAFFVDRDCHPQTIAVVQTRAQPLDIEVIVGNPDKMQADQVFGALFQYPGTYGHVRDFTPQMEALHAARAIGVVAADPLALTLLKEPGAMGVDIAVGSTQRFGVPMGAGGPHAAYMATRDAYKRAMPGRIVGVSIDAQGNQAYRLSLQTREQHIRREKATSNVCTAQALLAVMASMYAVFHGPKGLKAIAQRIHRKTVRLARGLEEAGFKVDPKGFFDTITVDVGPLQAAVMKSALDEGINLRRVGETRVGITLDETTRRDTTEAVWRAFGITRVDDELAPEYRVPADMHRESDYLTHPIFHMNRAETEMMRYMRRLADRDLALDRAMIPLGSCTMKLNAAAEMMPLSWPEFAHIHPFAPAVQQAGYAEMVTDLSDKLCQITGYDAISMQPNSGAQGEYAGLLTIAAYHRAQGQGHRNICLIPMSAHGTNPASAQMVGWKVVVVKSAENGDIDLDDFRAKAEKHSDNLAGCMITYPSTHGVFEETVHEVCQITHDHGGQVYIDGANMNAMVGISRPGDLGGDVSHLNLHKTFAIPHGGGGPGMGPIGVKSHLSPHLPGHPEQGHPERGGADAGPVSAAPYGSASILTISWAYCLMMGGAGLTQATKVAILNANYIAKRLEGAYGVLYKGPTGRVAHECILDTRPFDLSAGVTVDDVAKRLMDSGFHAPTMSWPVAGTLMVEPTESETKAELDRFVDAMLSVRAEVQAIEDGKIDAQNNPLKHAPHTMEDLVKDWDRPYSREQGCFPPGAFRVDKYWPPVNRVDNAYGDRNLICTCPPLEDYAEAAE